In Sphaeramia orbicularis chromosome 5, fSphaOr1.1, whole genome shotgun sequence, a genomic segment contains:
- the ell2 gene encoding RNA polymerase II elongation factor ELL2 has protein sequence MAALSEDGRYGLNCGQQSAGRVTVLHVKLTETALRAIESYQNCMNVPSPQPTIHFKGLQGRIKIPKTDSSSDTFHNFDFYLSNVGKDNPQGSFECIHQYVSSSGASHLALLATVQDKVTVCATNDSYQVTRERMTQAVEDTRERGTKVIKPGGQYRGKQVHIRKPALSAPDVVPERKRSTPINPANTIRKCLSNNPVSQRPFRDRIIHLLALRSYKKLEVLARLQRDGINQKDRNSLGTTLQQVANLNPKDNTYSLKDFIYRDVQRDWPGYTEDEKVQVDRVLTRKLGLTTEVLSSSSSPKESVPASPPKRQPNFDFIDPLAPKKARISHLSNRGPATSSSSSSSDRREDEGSPSSKLSSIPSSINSGPPTHLPISSHPPAPSHQQPSPASNSNSPSTPEGCGTQDLPMDQSSSCRDPSPSPFSCDRSLQDRYRHPVPHPGSAASPSPPPCTSLTVSSTAISSPSSSSTSNKKLKKKSKKHKEKDREKEKGKRGRSNPPDAAEQTEESRKARKRRSTEENKEVINGNPHRDQDSSDKEKPVQSTEFPSSEIPDYVVKYKPLGSMDQRQSYKDDFNAEYDEYRQLHARVENITRHFTQLDTQCRKLAPGTKEYQKVQEEVLKEYKKMKQHSPNYHEEKQRCEYLHNKLAHIKRLIADFDQRRAQAWC, from the exons ATGGCGGCGCTCTCAGAGGATGGGAGGTATGGATTAAATTGTGGCCAACAGAGCGCAGGCAGAGTCACCGTATTGCACGTCAAATTGACCGAGACAGCTCTGAGAGCGATAGAAAGCTACCAAAATTGTATG AATGTACCTTCACCGCAGCCAACAATACATTTCAAGGGACTTCAAGGC CGCATTAAAATTCCCAAGACTGATTCATCCTCCGACACCTTCCACAATTTTGATTTCTACCTGTCTAATGTGGGCAAAGACAATCCTCAGGGAAGTTTTGAGTGCATCCACCAGTATGTTTCAAG CTCAGGGGCCTCGCATCTGGCATTGTTGGCCACAGTCCAGGATAAGGTCACAGTTTGTGCCACTAATGACTCCTACCAGGTGACCCGGGAACGTATGACCCAGGCTGTGGAGGACACACGTGAACGTGGGACCAAAGTTATCAAGCCTGGGGGCCAGTACAGAG GAAAGCAAGTTCATATCCGTAAGCCGGCACTGTCAGCCCCAGATGTGGTCCCAGAGCGTAAGCGTTCCACCCCCATCAACCCAGCCAATACTATCCGCAAGTGCCTTTCAAACAACCCTGTATCCCAGCGGCCGTTTCGAGACCGCATCATCCACTTGCTGGCGCTGAGGTCCTACAAAAAACTGGAAGTGCTTGCTCGTTTGCAACGTGATGGTATTAACCAGAAGGACCGAAATTCCTTGGGGACCACCCTGCAACAG GTGGCCAACTTGAACCCCAAAGACAACACATACTCATTGAAGGACTTCATTTACCGTGATGTCCAGAGAGACTGGCCGGgctacactgaagatgagaaggTCCAGGTCGACCGGGTCCTGACTCG CAAATTAGGTCTTACTACTGAGGTACTCTCATCAAGCAGCTCTCCGAAAGAAAGTGTCCCTGCGTCCCCTCCG AAGCGGCAGCCAAACTTTGACTTCATTGATCCTTTGGCGCCCAAAAAAGCCCGCATCTCCCACCTCAGCAACCGGGGGCCAGccacatcctcatcctcatcttcctctGACCGCCGTGAAGATGAGGGTAGCCCCAGTTCAAAACTGTCATCCATACCCTCCAGCATCAACTCGGGTCCTCCCACCCACTTGCCCATCTCTTCCCACCCTCCTGCACCCTCTCACCAGCAGCCTAGTCCAGCTTCCAACTCTAACTCCCCCAGCACCCCAGAGGGCTGCGGCACCCAGGACCTCCCTATGGACCAGAGCTCCTCCTGCAGGGACCCTTCACCCAGCCCTTTCTCCTGTGACAGATCTTTGCAGGACCGCTATCGGCACCCGGTTCCACACCCCGGATCAGCTGCCTCCCCCAGCCCTCCCCCCTGCACCTCACTCACAGTTAGCTCCACTGCCATCTCCAGCCCTTCTTCGTCCAGCACTTCTAACAAAAAGTTGAAGAAGAAATCCAAGAAgcacaaagaaaaagacagagagaaggAGAAAGGGAAAAGAGGCAGAAGTAATCCTCCCGACGCAGCCGAGCAGACTGAAGAGAGTCGTAAAGCCAGAAAGAGGCGCAgtactgaagaaaacaaagaagtTATCAACGGGAATCCTCACAGAGATCAAG acTCTTCTGACAAAGAGAAGCCAGTCCAGTCCACTGAATTTCCCAGTAGTGAGATCCCGGACTATGTCGT GAAGTACAAACCGTTGGGATCAATGGACCAGCGCCAAAGTTATAAGGATGACTTCAATGCTGAGTATGATGAGTACCGTCAGCTGCACGCCCGTGTGGAGAACATCACCCGCCACTTTACCCAGCTGGATACCCAGTGCCGGAAGCTAGCACCAGGCACCAAAGAGTACCAG AAGGTGCAAGAAGAGGTCCTAAAAGAGtacaaaaagatgaaacaa CACAGCCCCAACTATCACGAGGAGAAACAGCGCTGCGAGTACCTGCACAACAAGTTGGCCCACATCAAGCGGCTAATAGCTGATTTTGACCAGCGCCGAGCCCAGGCCTGGTGCTGA
- the LOC115419552 gene encoding globoside alpha-1,3-N-acetylgalactosaminyltransferase 1-like has translation MALLPFCKSPTGMLRVTRIQLLLYCIILFLIMYFLHGRKPTVTVQSPHPIFQSLGMASGREMTDMVVGRAAPPQTSVETPWGAPLVWGDTRNSVWRRAKFAQRDIHTGLLALVVGRYAQFVRRFLSSAETYFLPGRTVTYYILTDNPRTLEPPIELGPERQLKVVPIAEFPGWERLYYRRMALLADAIRDPIGSEVEYIFCADIDQEFVAPVGEEILGDLVATLHPELYGMPRNAFPYEVEETSSAYVEDDEGDYYYTSELYGGLVSEMYRLARACSLLILQDQANGVTARGFEESYLNRYLINHRPTCVLSPEYSWWDSALATNVPVQRLLSLGRQCEAFDMQKREEHKC, from the exons ATGGCGCTGCTCCCGTTCTGCAAGTCTCCCACAG GAATGCTCCGAGTGACCAGAATACAGCTGCTCCTGTACTGCATTATCCTGTTTCTTATCATGT ATTTCCTCCATGGCCGTAAACCCACTGTCACTGTGCAGTCTCCTCATCCCATCTTTCAGTCCCTGGGTATGGCGAGTGGACGGGAAATGACAGACATGGTGGTCGGCCGGGCAGCACCACCTCAGACCTCTGTAGAGACTCCGTGGGGTGCCCCTTTAGTGTGGGGTGACACACGAAACTCAGTTTGGCGTAGGGCTAAATTTGCACAGCGGGATATCCACACAGGCCTGTTGGCCCTGGTGGTGGGAAGGTACGCACAGTTTGTCCGACGATTCCTCTCCTCAGCTGAAACCTACTTCCTCCCTGGTCGCACCGTGACCTACTACATTCTCACAGACAATCCCCGTACTTTAGAACCACCTATTGAGTTAGGACCTGAACGACAGCTGAAGGTGGTTCCCATCGCAGAGTTCCCTGGCTGGGAAAGGTTGTACTATCGTCGCATGGCCCTTCTAGCTGACGCCATCAGGGACCCCATTGGCAGTGAGGTTGAATACATCTTCTGTGCTGACATAGACCAGGAGTTTGTTGCTCCAGTGGGAGAGGAAATCCTGGGAGACCTGGTGGCTACCTTACACCCTGAGCTCTATGGGATGCCACGAAATGCATTTCCCTATGAAGTTGAGGAGACCTCATCGGCATATGTGGAGGATGATGAAGGAGACTACTACTACACCTCTGAACTGTATGGAGGACTAGTTTCTGAAATGTACAGGCTGGCTCGGGCCTGTTCTTTGCTTATTCTGCAGGACCAGGCAAATGGGGTAACAGCCAGGGGCTTCGAGGAGAGCTACCTGAACCGCTATCTGATCAACCACAGGCCGACCTGTGTGCTTTCACCAGAGTATAGCTGGTGGGACTCTGCTCTGGCTACTAATGTGCCGGTACAGAGGCTACTGTCCTTAGGGAGGCAATGTGAGGCCTTTGATATGCAAAAGAGGGAGGAACACAAATGCTGA